The following DNA comes from Eretmochelys imbricata isolate rEreImb1 chromosome 2, rEreImb1.hap1, whole genome shotgun sequence.
taaaaaaatgttgtaaacaaaatgacaatgtattaaATATTCAATTCAACGATTTCAGagagtttaaaatcaaattttggtgtagacccatttATAAGCCGACCCATTTATAAgctctttgatgcgtcacttttttaccaaaaatattcggcttatgaatgagtatatacggtaTATTATCATGGCCCCAATTTCAGCTTATACACAGATGGATGGCTACTCCAAGACCCTTCACTGAGGCTACGGAGAGGCACATGGTTCCTCATTaatggatcagattgcaggactggggactaTTTACAGTtattaaagataagcatgtgcataaaactttgcagaatcagggccaaaatTTGTAACTTTAACCAGCTTCAAAGTCAAAATAGAATTTATAACATAGCTGAGAAGGGCAGGGCAAGACCACAATTATTTCCTAAAAAATTACTTTCAGCTGTTTCTCAGCCAAGAATTTGCATTATTTCATAACCAATACTCTTGAAAACTATTTATTTGATAATGCTCATGGGCATACATTCAATGTGGTTCAATTTTTCAATGAACTCAGATAAATTCCATACACTATTGCTcaagaaaatttttgaaaaaaagcagAATGTCAGCAAAAAGTTATAACAAACTAGAAAGAAATAATCGTGTAGCTATAGCCTTCATTATGTAACATATATTTTTATACATTGTAATAAAAAAGTTTTCCAAGCTATTTGTTTTTCCTATACAGTtgctgcacatttcccaaaagaaatggaaaatctgTGCATTAAAACTGTAAATCTAGAGAGAGTCAGAAGATCTGAgtattcatttaatttcttttctatgggaactgggactgtttttTCTGGCACAATGAGAAGGGCCACCTTTTCCCTGAGAATCTGATTCTTTTACCACTTtgtggaaaggaaggaaggaaggaaacaatATGATATAATTCAGGCTGGGTGATgaactaaagagaaaaaaaataacatgCCTCTGGATGGAGGTTAGAATTAATGCTGCAATATTAGAAAACTTGCACTAAGGCTTTGGGCTAATCCTCTCACACTGGGATTTCCTCCTGTCACTACAGCaataaaaaaaagctaacattaaATATCCAATAAGCAAGTTCCTTCAACATTCTTGACTGCACTGAGTTTTGTACCCAGGCGACCAAATGCCCCTACTTTggaccaaattttttttttttttttttaaataaaagaacaatGGTAAATGAATACAATTTGTATTATGTCCTTTACAGAAGTCTCCTAGAAATCCACTCAGAGCATTAATTATTCCACAGATAGTTTTTGTAGACTCCAAGCATTTCAAATTTAGATGTAATGAACAACATTATCCAAACAGGATATTCTGAAAATTATTATTCAATTCTTCTTTACATCAGCAggattcattttaaacaaaatgtagtcaacattctccctctctcccccactcttaGTTAAATCCTtcgtatttttaaataaaataccttGTTAAAGAGTTTGCTAGCTACATCAGGTTCCTAATTGCTTTATGATGTTTTTTGTCATACTGGACACCAAATTGTATACCTTTATATAAATGCATACATGCCTTTAGAAACAGTCACTATGGATTTTGATTTACATGGAGAAGATTTCAACCTAGCACTTCTTATGTAGACTCAAACAACTTACTCATGCTCATTGATGTAAAGTTCTGCAAGTTCATGCCAAGCTTCTTGGTCCCCAACAAATCTGGATGgggagaaatttaaaaaaaaaaaaaaaaaagcttgtgtAGAGATTCTGTAAATGAACAGCATGGAAGAAAAGGCGTAAATCAAATGCaaattccattttaattaaaaagatttATCAGAATAGCAAAACACAATCCTTTTTCTTGTAAAACACTCACTGTTCCAGATACTCATTCAGCTCTCGGATGGCCTCAACATTTTTCCCCTGGGCTTTTCGAATGGCAATCTTACGCTTTCTTGTTGCCTATGGGTTGACATTAATAAAGGATTAGGCTCTCATAATTCCCTGGGTTTTTGTAAAGAAGGCAATTTGACTGTGCAAATTATTATCTCAATGCAAGAGGAATTCCACTGCAGAACAACTGCTTAGCTGGAGTTTATAAACATACCCTATGACATCCCACTGGGAGATCTGAAAACTCCTCTTACAATCACATTACATATGCTTACTTTGGATGCAGAAACTGTATGCATCATTTCATCCAAATAAGTGACTGTCCAGATTCTGATAATTACAAAGCAGCAGGATGATGATAATCTTTATCCAACCCAAAGTCTCCCACCCTATCATTCATAAGATCCGTATTTTAGGGATAGTCGGTCGCTAGAGATTAGAGAATCCCACAGTGGCATCTTGATATAAGAACGGTTCTCTGCAACTTAAGATTTTTGCCATGAAGAGCTAAATGTCACTTCTCGTAGTATTGTTTTAAATTGCAGTATCTTCTTAATCAAGCTTTCATCATTCTTAATgcataaaaaataattttgagtaTGAGGTTAATAAAAAAATAGCTACTACATTTGTGCCCTTCATCTTAAATGATTCATGTGACAAATGTGCAAAGCTTTTCCAAAAACTAACTTGCTTTTCATATGTGTgtggaaaatgcattttaacaATATAAATCCAAAAGATGGAGGTATTGCATCGTAGTAACAGTTTACACTTCCCCCCACATACCAGAAGAGAGACTACACAGCATTTTAGTAATTCATTATTCTGAGCAGCATATATGCACACATGGATTTCTAAAGTGTGCTGACAGTTCTCGAAGGTAgactttccattggcttcagtgggctttggatcagcatGTAAAGGTATGCATAAACTCTAAGAGGTAAAAAAAATTGataggaaaaaaaagtgtttaatacTACGAGTCTCCCCAGCCATTTGCTCCAAAACCCTATACCATACCATAAAACACCCCAGCATGCCCTGAAAGTCATCAGATCTGGGCTCTGCCAGATCAAGAGACCAAGCAGGGAAGCAAGTTCCAGAGTATAGTCACCTCACAAAGAACGTACTACCAGCAACACTCCACCTCATTCACTTAAACTACTGTCGCTTGAATGATCACAAGTATTGAAGACAGACATGCAAAAGCATTCATCTCTATATCCTGTATGCACTCATACACCCGAACCCCATGTGGTGGCAATAGCCACACTAAATTTTGGTAtctcttattttctctctccatcctctTACTGTtgctcatgagacacccccccccccccccgcatcataCCTAAAATTTAGATTGCACACTTTGGGTAAGGGCCATGTCATCTGTACCACATTTCTCATGTTCCTTTGG
Coding sequences within:
- the EMC2 gene encoding ER membrane protein complex subunit 2 isoform X3, with protein sequence MAKVSELYDVTWEEMRDKMRKWREENHRNSEQIVEVGEELINEYASKLGDDIWIIYEQVMIAALDCSRDDLALFCLQELRRQFPGSHRVKRLTGMRFEYMERYDDALQLYDRILQEDSTNTSLCIPLHADPKPTEANGKSTFENCQHTLEIHVCIYAAQNNELLKCCVVSLLVCGGKCKLLLRCNTSIFWIYIVKMHFPHTYEKQVSFWKSFAHLSHESFKMKGTNVVAIFLLTSYSKLFFMH